One Halosegnis longus DNA window includes the following coding sequences:
- a CDS encoding TMEM165/GDT1 family protein, with protein sequence MTPWLEVAIIAFVAQLTVLPGEKVQFIIAGLSTQFHPLLVVSAAGTAFAGWTALEVHLGSALQAAIPGYYLDAATGLLFLGFALALFRSAPSPGSDPAVMGGETDEEIDSERANLTDGGELDVRVPVVGWRVPNLFGGFLPVFALMAVGEFGDKTQLVTIGLAAQYVHGTAIWVGEMAAIIPVSLLNAFVFYRFSHRFDARKAHFAGATLFAFFGVDTLQSLVTDVSVWETVVNTVSTAVTTVL encoded by the coding sequence GTGACGCCGTGGCTGGAAGTCGCGATTATCGCGTTCGTCGCACAGCTAACCGTGTTGCCCGGCGAGAAGGTGCAGTTCATCATCGCGGGACTGTCGACGCAGTTTCATCCGCTGCTGGTGGTCTCCGCGGCGGGGACCGCCTTCGCTGGCTGGACCGCCCTCGAAGTCCACCTCGGCAGCGCGCTGCAGGCCGCGATTCCGGGCTACTATCTCGACGCGGCGACGGGACTGTTGTTCCTCGGCTTCGCGCTGGCGCTGTTCCGGAGTGCACCCTCGCCCGGGAGCGACCCCGCCGTGATGGGCGGCGAGACGGACGAGGAGATAGACAGCGAGCGGGCGAATCTCACCGACGGCGGCGAACTCGACGTGCGCGTCCCGGTCGTCGGCTGGCGCGTGCCGAACCTGTTTGGCGGCTTTCTCCCCGTCTTCGCGCTGATGGCCGTCGGCGAGTTCGGCGACAAGACACAGCTCGTCACCATCGGGCTCGCGGCCCAGTACGTCCACGGCACGGCAATCTGGGTCGGCGAGATGGCCGCCATCATCCCGGTGAGTCTACTCAACGCCTTCGTCTTCTACCGTTTCAGCCACCGGTTCGACGCCAGAAAGGCCCACTTCGCCGGCGCGACCCTGTTCGCCTTCTTCGGCGTCGACACGCTGCAGTCGCTCGTGACCGACGTTTCCGTCTGGGAGACCGTCGTGAACACGGTCTCGACTGCTGTCACCACCGTCCTGTAG
- a CDS encoding plastocyanin/azurin family copper-binding protein, with amino-acid sequence MQRRGFLSRIAPLGLLALAGCSGDESAATATETATETPTATETPTQTATDTPTPTSADDGGGGYGGYGDEDTATATQTATATDVAQTVTVAPDGSLEFSPASFTIAAGDTVRWVWDDSGHNVSPGSVPSGAEWDGRDSDVYPSGTTYEHTFETTGEYEYHCDPHEGVMGGSFTVE; translated from the coding sequence ATGCAGCGCCGCGGATTCCTCAGTCGAATCGCACCGCTCGGACTCCTCGCGCTCGCGGGCTGTAGCGGCGACGAGTCTGCCGCGACGGCAACCGAGACAGCGACGGAGACCCCAACAGCCACCGAGACGCCGACCCAAACGGCGACCGACACCCCAACCCCCACGAGCGCTGACGACGGGGGCGGCGGTTACGGCGGCTACGGGGACGAGGACACGGCAACCGCCACACAGACCGCGACCGCGACAGACGTTGCACAGACCGTGACGGTTGCACCGGACGGCTCCCTCGAGTTCAGTCCGGCGTCGTTCACGATTGCGGCCGGCGACACCGTCCGCTGGGTGTGGGACGACTCGGGCCACAACGTCTCGCCGGGGTCGGTTCCGTCCGGCGCTGAGTGGGATGGTCGCGACAGCGACGTGTACCCGTCGGGGACGACTTATGAGCACACCTTCGAGACCACCGGCGAGTACGAGTACCACTGTGACCCACACGAAGGGGTGATGGGCGGCTCCTTCACCGTCGAGTAG
- the pan2 gene encoding proteasome-activating nucleotidase Pan2 gives MSRSPSLPERPTLDLDPEMSREERLAALREHFADIMGVHDQLATQLEDARSRQDDLRDEVEQLQRENETLKTSSLYIATVEEVNDDEVVLKQHGNNQEVLTNLSPRLSETLEAGDRVAINDSFTIQRVLDDETDARAQAMQVTEQPTVEYSDIGGIDEQVQEVREAVEDPLTNPEQFTEVGIEPPTGVLLHGPPGTGKTMLAKAVANETDATFIKMAGSELVQKFIGEGARLVRDLFELAAENEPAIIFIDEIDAIASKRTESKTSGDAEVQRTMMQLLSEMDGFEARGDISIIAATNRFDMLDRAILRPGRFDRLIEVPEPSIEGREKILAIHTRDMNLADEVDFADLAGKTEGFSGAELESLCTEAGMFAIRDERTEVRTADFEEALEKIDRDDSPGTPIAFH, from the coding sequence ATGTCTCGCAGTCCATCGCTCCCCGAACGACCAACGCTGGACTTAGACCCCGAGATGTCGCGAGAGGAGCGGCTCGCCGCCCTGCGCGAGCACTTCGCCGACATCATGGGCGTTCACGACCAGCTCGCTACCCAACTCGAAGACGCCCGGAGTCGACAGGACGACCTCCGCGATGAGGTCGAACAGCTCCAGCGCGAGAACGAGACGCTGAAAACCTCCTCGCTGTACATCGCGACCGTCGAGGAGGTCAACGACGACGAGGTCGTGCTCAAACAGCACGGCAACAACCAGGAGGTCTTGACGAACCTCTCGCCGCGGCTCTCCGAGACGCTGGAAGCCGGCGACCGCGTCGCCATCAACGACTCGTTCACCATCCAGCGCGTGCTCGACGACGAGACCGACGCCCGCGCACAGGCGATGCAGGTCACCGAGCAGCCGACCGTCGAGTACAGCGACATCGGCGGCATCGACGAGCAGGTCCAGGAAGTGCGCGAGGCCGTCGAGGACCCGCTCACCAACCCCGAGCAGTTCACCGAGGTCGGCATCGAGCCGCCGACGGGCGTCCTGCTCCACGGCCCGCCGGGGACGGGGAAGACGATGCTCGCGAAGGCCGTCGCCAACGAGACCGACGCCACCTTCATCAAGATGGCCGGCTCCGAGCTGGTCCAGAAGTTCATCGGCGAGGGCGCCCGACTCGTGCGTGACCTGTTCGAACTCGCCGCCGAGAACGAACCCGCCATCATCTTCATCGACGAAATCGACGCCATCGCCTCCAAGCGCACGGAGTCGAAAACGTCGGGCGACGCCGAGGTCCAGCGCACGATGATGCAGCTGCTCTCGGAGATGGACGGCTTCGAGGCTCGCGGCGACATCTCGATTATCGCCGCGACCAACCGCTTCGACATGCTCGACCGCGCCATCCTCCGGCCGGGTCGCTTCGACCGGCTCATCGAGGTGCCGGAGCCGAGCATCGAGGGACGCGAGAAGATTCTCGCCATCCACACGCGCGATATGAACCTCGCCGACGAGGTGGACTTCGCCGACCTCGCGGGCAAGACCGAGGGGTTCTCCGGCGCGGAGCTGGAGTCGCTGTGTACCGAGGCCGGGATGTTCGCGATTCGCGACGAGCGGACCGAAGTTCGGACAGCGGACTTCGAGGAGGCGCTCGAGAAGATCGACCGCGACGACTCGCCCGGGACGCCGATTGCCTTCCACTGA
- a CDS encoding CPBP family intramembrane glutamic endopeptidase, protein MSHDTSGMGSPTERLRAVGAGLLLAIVAFLVGIVASVLALGLLQGVGVVLTQDDWRLYALQTVGLQGVGFGLTSLLFLKLQERFEMINIRVPTRNDVKLAVLGVFGLLAVVLALSALYTQFDVQLPETTLPGVIERQPDIALYLIPFTILFVAPGEELLARGVIQGRLKDAYPPIAAIVLASVVFTLGHAGNLVATPLGRALPYFGQLFVLSLVLGWLYERSENLLVVVFVHAVYNCITFLSQYAAATAA, encoded by the coding sequence GTGTCACACGATACGTCAGGGATGGGGTCGCCCACAGAGCGGCTCCGTGCGGTCGGGGCCGGGCTGTTGCTCGCTATCGTCGCCTTCCTCGTCGGCATCGTCGCGTCCGTGCTCGCGTTGGGGCTGCTCCAGGGAGTCGGCGTCGTCCTCACCCAGGACGACTGGCGGCTCTACGCGCTCCAGACCGTCGGGCTTCAGGGGGTCGGCTTCGGACTCACCTCGCTGCTCTTCTTGAAACTGCAGGAGCGCTTCGAGATGATCAACATTCGGGTCCCGACGCGCAACGACGTGAAACTCGCCGTGTTGGGCGTCTTCGGACTGCTCGCGGTCGTGTTGGCGCTCAGTGCGCTGTACACCCAGTTCGACGTGCAGCTGCCCGAGACGACGCTGCCGGGCGTTATCGAGCGCCAGCCCGACATCGCCCTGTATCTGATTCCGTTCACCATCCTCTTTGTCGCACCCGGCGAGGAACTGCTCGCGCGCGGCGTGATTCAGGGCCGACTGAAGGACGCGTACCCACCCATCGCGGCTATCGTGCTCGCGTCGGTTGTCTTCACACTCGGTCACGCCGGAAACCTCGTCGCGACGCCGCTCGGACGCGCGCTCCCGTACTTCGGACAGCTGTTCGTGTTGAGTCTCGTGCTCGGGTGGCTCTACGAGCGAAGCGAGAATCTGCTCGTCGTCGTCTTCGTCCACGCGGTGTACAACTGCATCACGTTCCTCTCACAGTACGCGGCCGCGACCGCCGCCTGA
- a CDS encoding CopG family transcriptional regulator, giving the protein MERFEYLASQSTAREIRALAREYGLTESEVLDQLVELGLEEIEDGRRVEP; this is encoded by the coding sequence ATGGAGCGATTCGAGTACCTGGCCTCCCAGTCGACCGCGCGTGAGATACGAGCCCTCGCCCGCGAGTACGGACTGACGGAGAGTGAGGTACTCGACCAGCTCGTCGAACTCGGTCTCGAAGAGATAGAGGACGGCCGGCGCGTCGAACCCTGA
- a CDS encoding PRC-barrel domain-containing protein, translating to MTEILAENLSDKRVVGSDGSEIGTLYNVTMNFKNGSLQHLLIDPLEGVGTGHNVNDRGRIEIPVSSVQAVKDHIVVAR from the coding sequence ATGACGGAGATACTCGCGGAGAACCTCTCGGACAAGCGCGTCGTCGGAAGCGACGGCTCCGAAATCGGCACGCTGTACAACGTCACGATGAACTTCAAGAACGGCTCGCTCCAGCACCTCCTCATCGACCCGCTGGAGGGTGTCGGCACCGGCCACAACGTCAACGACCGCGGGCGCATCGAGATTCCCGTCTCCAGCGTGCAGGCAGTCAAGGACCACATCGTCGTCGCCCGCTAG
- the truA gene encoding tRNA pseudouridine(38-40) synthase TruA, translating to MRRAFRVAYDGTAYRGFQRQPHAETVENDLFRALAALGVTSEPQVPPDGYAAAGRTDAGVSARAQTVSFDCPAWLSPVALNSELPADVRAWASADVAESFHAQYDARSRRYRYFLHAPDAADERVRDALARLAGSHDFYNLTPDETGTERDLRTGFERDGEFLICTFEAGGFPRSFVRRAVRLVEWVASGERDPEFVDRALGPDPVTGADSFGAAPPEPLVLDSVAYPVRFERDEQAVESLASVFGRRRVERQTGARVASRLTRTD from the coding sequence ATGCGCCGCGCCTTCCGGGTCGCGTACGACGGGACCGCGTACCGGGGGTTCCAGCGCCAGCCCCACGCCGAGACCGTCGAGAACGACCTCTTTCGGGCGCTCGCCGCGCTCGGCGTCACGTCGGAGCCGCAGGTCCCGCCGGACGGCTACGCGGCCGCTGGTCGAACTGACGCCGGGGTCTCCGCCCGCGCACAGACCGTCTCCTTCGACTGTCCGGCGTGGCTCTCGCCCGTCGCGCTCAACAGCGAACTTCCGGCCGACGTGCGGGCGTGGGCCAGCGCCGACGTGGCCGAGTCGTTCCACGCCCAGTACGACGCCCGGTCGCGCCGGTATCGCTACTTCCTCCACGCGCCCGACGCCGCCGACGAACGAGTCCGAGACGCGCTCGCCCGTCTCGCCGGCAGCCACGACTTCTACAACCTCACGCCCGACGAGACGGGGACGGAACGCGACCTCCGGACCGGATTCGAGCGCGACGGCGAGTTCCTGATCTGTACCTTCGAGGCCGGCGGCTTCCCGCGGTCGTTCGTCCGGCGGGCCGTCCGACTCGTGGAGTGGGTCGCGTCGGGCGAGCGCGACCCCGAGTTCGTGGACCGCGCACTCGGTCCCGACCCGGTGACCGGAGCCGACAGTTTCGGGGCTGCTCCCCCCGAACCGCTCGTCCTCGATTCGGTCGCCTACCCGGTTCGGTTCGAGCGCGACGAGCAGGCGGTCGAGTCGCTGGCGTCGGTGTTCGGACGGCGGCGGGTCGAACGACAGACCGGTGCCCGCGTCGCGAGCCGGCTCACTCGCACCGACTGA
- the hisS gene encoding histidine--tRNA ligase, with amino-acid sequence MYDRLKGFRDFYPEEMAARREIIDTVEEACRRYGFRETASPHLERAEMWTDKSGEDIVEELYAFEDKGDRHVTLTPELTPTVARMVAAKQQELSKPIKWFSTRPFWRYEQVQQGRFREFYQTNIDIFGTDDPRADAEVIALGAQLLVDLGLDADDFEFRVSHRDILGAVLRSFDADVDVREAVRAVDKSDKLDENEYYDLLVDAGLSYDQAATFDERLSATTVETLDELAAFAGTEAARDAIDNLVAVLDAVEEFGASEYCELSLETARGFDYYTGVVFECFDATGEVSRSVFGGGRYDDLIESFGGEPTPAVGFAPGYATLPLLLERAGVAPEESLSTDYYVLQVGDTESEAASVTRELRAQGYVVETDISDRSFGAQLGYADSINAETVVIVGENDLADGNYTLRDMETGDQETVPVSEFPE; translated from the coding sequence ATGTACGACCGGCTGAAGGGCTTTCGCGACTTCTACCCCGAGGAGATGGCCGCTCGCCGCGAGATTATCGACACCGTCGAGGAGGCGTGTCGCCGCTACGGCTTCCGCGAGACGGCGAGTCCCCACCTCGAACGCGCCGAGATGTGGACCGACAAGTCCGGCGAGGACATCGTCGAAGAGCTGTACGCCTTCGAGGACAAGGGTGACCGCCACGTCACTCTCACGCCCGAACTCACTCCGACCGTCGCCCGCATGGTCGCGGCCAAACAACAGGAGCTGTCGAAGCCAATCAAGTGGTTCTCGACGCGGCCGTTCTGGCGGTACGAGCAGGTCCAGCAGGGGCGATTCCGGGAGTTCTACCAGACCAACATCGACATCTTCGGCACCGACGACCCGCGTGCCGACGCCGAGGTCATCGCGCTCGGTGCCCAGCTGCTCGTGGACTTGGGGCTCGACGCCGACGACTTCGAGTTCCGCGTCTCCCACCGCGACATCCTCGGGGCCGTGTTGCGGAGCTTCGACGCCGACGTGGACGTGCGCGAGGCCGTCCGCGCCGTCGACAAGAGCGACAAGCTCGACGAGAACGAATACTACGACCTCCTCGTGGACGCCGGTCTGAGCTACGACCAGGCCGCGACGTTCGACGAGCGACTCTCCGCGACGACCGTCGAGACGCTCGATGAGCTCGCAGCGTTCGCCGGCACCGAGGCGGCCCGCGACGCCATCGACAATCTCGTCGCCGTGCTCGATGCAGTCGAGGAGTTCGGCGCGAGCGAGTACTGCGAACTCTCACTCGAGACCGCCCGCGGCTTCGACTACTACACCGGCGTCGTCTTCGAGTGTTTCGACGCGACGGGTGAGGTGTCGCGCTCCGTCTTCGGCGGCGGGCGCTACGACGACCTCATCGAGTCCTTCGGCGGCGAGCCGACGCCTGCCGTCGGATTCGCGCCCGGCTACGCGACGCTTCCGCTCCTCCTCGAACGCGCCGGCGTCGCTCCCGAGGAGTCGCTCTCGACCGACTACTACGTCCTGCAGGTGGGCGACACCGAATCCGAGGCCGCGAGCGTCACCCGCGAACTGCGGGCACAGGGGTACGTCGTCGAGACGGACATCTCCGACCGGAGCTTCGGCGCGCAGCTCGGCTACGCCGACTCCATCAACGCCGAAACGGTCGTCATCGTCGGCGAAAACGACCTCGCGGACGGCAACTACACGCTGCGAGACATGGAGACCGGCGACCAGGAGACGGTCCCTGTCTCCGAGTTTCCCGAGTAG
- the pepF gene encoding oligoendopeptidase F: MSSVPERGDIDEEFTWALEEMFVSDEEWEEAYETVESRLDELSAYEGRVTEDAETLHEVLQLREELMRTVANVTSYARMRSDEDTRNQEYQALKARAQSLASDASSAASFIEPELQRASREELEAFVDSEPALEQYDHYLDDVLRMKPHTRSPEVEEVLADLSEVTSAPSDIYGMLSNADMSFPVVEGPDGDDVEITQSNFTTHLKNEDRAFRRRVYEGYMGEWGNVRNTVASSLKNGVTADVKTARARNYETAREAALDDTNVPPAVYDNLVETVRDNVDVLQRHVDLKRDRLGVDTLEMYDLYAPLTDEEPPEVPYEQAKEWVIEAVAPLGEAYQSRMAEGLDSRWVDVYENKGKRSGAYSAGTYDSQPYILMNYQDDATSMFTLAHELGHSMHSELTSEEQPYVYSNYEIFVAEVASTVNEALLTHHLLDTVEDETLRRHILDEYLERFRSTLFRQTLFADFEHQIHSVVEEGGALTPDAMDEMYGDLKREFYANANVDDHIEREWMRIPHFYYNYYVYQYATGISAANAIVDRILDEGEPAAQDYLDFLRLGSREYPLDLLAGAGVDMRSPDVVESAIEAYDSYVAEFEQLS; this comes from the coding sequence ATGAGTTCGGTCCCAGAACGCGGCGATATCGACGAGGAGTTCACGTGGGCACTAGAGGAGATGTTCGTCTCCGACGAGGAGTGGGAGGAGGCCTACGAGACGGTCGAGTCCCGACTCGACGAGCTGAGCGCGTACGAGGGGCGGGTCACCGAGGACGCCGAGACGCTGCACGAGGTGTTACAGCTGCGCGAGGAGCTGATGCGGACCGTCGCGAACGTCACGTCCTACGCCCGGATGCGGTCGGATGAGGACACCAGAAATCAGGAGTATCAGGCCCTGAAGGCCCGCGCACAGTCGCTCGCGAGTGACGCCTCCAGCGCGGCGTCGTTCATCGAGCCGGAACTCCAGCGGGCGTCCCGCGAGGAGCTGGAGGCGTTCGTGGACAGCGAGCCGGCGCTCGAACAGTACGACCACTATCTCGACGACGTGCTCCGGATGAAACCCCACACCCGCTCGCCGGAGGTCGAGGAGGTGCTCGCCGACCTCTCGGAGGTGACGAGTGCGCCGTCCGACATCTACGGCATGCTGTCGAACGCGGACATGTCGTTCCCGGTCGTCGAAGGCCCTGACGGCGACGACGTCGAAATCACGCAGTCGAACTTCACCACCCACCTCAAGAACGAGGACCGCGCCTTCCGCCGGCGCGTCTACGAGGGGTACATGGGCGAGTGGGGGAACGTCCGGAACACGGTCGCCTCCTCGCTGAAGAACGGCGTCACGGCCGACGTGAAGACGGCCCGCGCCCGCAACTACGAGACGGCCCGCGAGGCCGCGCTCGACGACACGAACGTTCCGCCGGCCGTCTACGACAACCTCGTCGAGACGGTGCGGGACAACGTGGACGTGCTCCAGCGACACGTCGACCTCAAGCGCGACCGGCTGGGCGTCGACACGCTGGAGATGTACGACCTCTACGCGCCGCTGACCGACGAGGAACCGCCCGAAGTCCCGTACGAACAGGCGAAGGAGTGGGTCATCGAGGCCGTCGCTCCCCTCGGTGAAGCGTATCAGTCCCGGATGGCCGAGGGGCTCGACTCGCGGTGGGTCGACGTGTACGAGAACAAGGGCAAGCGGTCGGGTGCCTACTCGGCTGGCACGTACGACAGCCAGCCGTACATCCTGATGAACTACCAGGACGACGCCACCTCGATGTTCACGCTGGCACACGAGCTCGGCCACTCGATGCACTCGGAGCTGACGAGCGAGGAACAGCCGTACGTCTACTCCAACTACGAAATCTTCGTGGCCGAGGTCGCGAGCACCGTCAACGAGGCACTGCTCACCCACCACCTGCTCGACACCGTCGAGGACGAGACGCTCCGGCGACACATCCTCGATGAGTATCTCGAGCGGTTCCGGTCGACGCTGTTCCGCCAGACCCTGTTTGCGGACTTCGAACACCAGATTCACTCGGTGGTGGAGGAGGGCGGCGCGCTCACGCCGGACGCGATGGACGAGATGTACGGCGACCTCAAGCGGGAGTTCTACGCGAACGCCAACGTCGACGACCACATCGAGCGCGAGTGGATGCGCATTCCGCACTTCTACTACAACTACTACGTCTACCAGTACGCGACCGGCATCTCGGCGGCCAACGCCATCGTCGACCGCATCCTCGACGAGGGCGAACCGGCCGCACAGGATTATCTCGACTTCCTGCGGCTCGGCTCGCGGGAGTATCCGCTCGACCTCCTGGCGGGCGCGGGCGTCGACATGCGTTCGCCCGACGTGGTCGAATCGGCAATCGAGGCGTACGACAGCTACGTCGCCGAGTTCGAACAGCTCTCCTAG
- a CDS encoding NOB1 family endonuclease codes for MRVLDASAFIDDYTTDDEMVTVPAVREELTDDASGYRFDALEGAGMRLHVPGNGPQTQVERAARTTGDFTELSDVDLRLLAAAFELDAVLVTDDYAMQNVADELDVATEGVSKDGIEERRDWDYQCQGCGRVYDSHRERCEICGSDLERKNPQ; via the coding sequence ATGCGCGTACTCGACGCCTCAGCGTTCATCGACGACTACACCACCGACGACGAGATGGTGACGGTCCCGGCCGTGCGCGAGGAGCTCACCGACGACGCCTCTGGCTACCGGTTCGACGCCCTCGAGGGCGCGGGGATGCGACTCCACGTTCCCGGTAACGGCCCACAGACACAGGTGGAGCGGGCCGCCCGCACGACCGGCGATTTCACCGAGCTCTCAGACGTAGACCTCCGACTGCTCGCAGCCGCGTTCGAACTCGACGCCGTGCTCGTCACCGACGACTACGCCATGCAGAACGTCGCCGACGAGCTCGACGTGGCGACCGAGGGCGTCTCGAAGGACGGTATCGAGGAGCGGCGCGACTGGGACTACCAGTGTCAGGGCTGTGGCCGCGTCTACGATTCACACCGCGAGCGGTGTGAAATCTGCGGGAGCGACCTCGAACGGAAGAATCCTCAGTAG
- a CDS encoding lamin tail domain-containing protein — MRRLAVVCLVLLAGCVGMPAVDTAGPTPPANATTTATPALPDTSLTVTVTRVVDGDTLDIEYANGTADTLRLVGVDTPEVYGENDPAEFEGVPETQAGRDCLRQWGERASDRIGRLDGETVRLAFDENLDTRGYYDRLLVYVVHDGSNVNYGLVANGYARVYDSDFSRGDEFYAAESQAMTRGTGLWTCASDEGATDAASDGPLAIEAHADAAGNDNENLNDEYVDFTNTGDDPLVLDGWTVADAANHEYTFERLTLASGATVRLHTGSGTDREGHRYWGASGAIWNNGGDTVTVTAENGTVVAETSY, encoded by the coding sequence ATGCGACGGCTCGCGGTGGTCTGTCTCGTCCTGCTCGCCGGTTGTGTCGGCATGCCGGCGGTAGATACTGCCGGACCGACGCCACCGGCGAACGCGACGACGACAGCAACCCCCGCGCTGCCGGACACCTCTCTGACCGTCACCGTCACCCGGGTCGTGGACGGTGACACCCTCGATATCGAGTACGCCAACGGGACGGCGGACACGCTCAGACTCGTCGGCGTCGACACGCCCGAGGTGTACGGCGAGAACGACCCGGCGGAGTTCGAGGGCGTCCCCGAGACACAGGCCGGCCGCGACTGTCTCCGCCAGTGGGGTGAGCGCGCGAGCGACCGGATAGGCCGGCTCGACGGCGAGACGGTCCGGCTCGCCTTCGACGAGAACCTCGACACGCGGGGCTACTACGACCGCCTGCTCGTCTACGTCGTCCACGACGGCAGCAACGTCAACTACGGGCTGGTCGCGAACGGCTACGCCCGCGTCTACGACTCCGACTTCTCCCGCGGGGACGAGTTCTACGCCGCCGAGTCACAGGCGATGACCCGCGGGACGGGACTGTGGACCTGTGCAAGCGACGAGGGAGCGACCGACGCGGCGAGCGATGGACCGCTCGCTATCGAGGCACACGCCGACGCGGCGGGCAACGACAACGAGAATCTGAACGACGAGTACGTTGACTTCACGAACACCGGCGACGACCCGCTCGTGCTCGACGGCTGGACGGTTGCCGACGCCGCGAATCACGAGTACACGTTCGAGCGGCTGACGCTCGCCTCGGGCGCGACGGTGCGGCTCCACACCGGGAGCGGGACGGACCGGGAGGGCCACCGTTACTGGGGCGCGTCGGGGGCAATCTGGAACAACGGCGGCGACACGGTGACCGTCACCGCCGAGAACGGGACGGTCGTCGCCGAGACGAGCTACTGA
- a CDS encoding glucose-6-phosphate isomerase yields the protein MQLDIGNALDSVATPGVSTDALDRLDDAVADAHETIAAGMSNARFGYASLNLPETTSAAGIERAVDSIDADAVLTVGIGGSALGAKTITAALGEANHYLLDNVDPEATNRLLNALDFESTAINVVSKSGTTAETLANFLVVRDAYEAAGVDWTERTVVTTGESGPLAELAAEEELPKLAVPDGVPGRFSALSAVGLVAPAILGYDIEAVLDGGREARDSLTGSIDDCPAYAYGALAVALERRGVHTNAFMPYAEALEPFAEWFAQLWGESLGKDGQGQTPARALGATDQHSQLQLYRAGRHDTMVTLVRPTARDDREIPAVDVEGLAYLGDATLGDLLDAEFEATEASLAAADKPSVRVELDRVDEHGIGDLLVSFEAACIMAGELMGVETFTQPAVEWGKNAARGLLGGEETAEAAAVRDKREYRIE from the coding sequence CTCGACGACGCGGTGGCCGACGCCCATGAGACCATCGCGGCGGGCATGTCCAACGCCCGCTTCGGCTACGCGAGTCTGAACCTCCCGGAGACGACCAGCGCGGCCGGCATCGAGCGCGCCGTCGACTCCATCGACGCCGACGCCGTGCTCACGGTCGGCATCGGCGGCTCCGCGCTCGGCGCGAAGACCATCACCGCCGCGCTCGGCGAGGCAAATCACTACCTCCTCGACAACGTCGACCCCGAGGCGACCAATCGCCTGCTCAACGCCCTCGACTTCGAGTCGACGGCGATCAACGTCGTCTCGAAGTCCGGTACGACCGCCGAGACGCTGGCGAACTTCCTCGTCGTCCGGGACGCCTACGAGGCGGCCGGCGTCGACTGGACCGAGCGCACGGTCGTCACGACGGGCGAGTCCGGCCCGCTCGCCGAACTCGCTGCCGAGGAAGAGCTTCCGAAGCTCGCCGTCCCGGACGGCGTGCCGGGTCGCTTCTCTGCGCTCTCTGCTGTCGGTCTCGTCGCGCCGGCCATCCTCGGCTACGACATCGAGGCCGTCCTCGACGGTGGACGCGAGGCGCGCGATTCCCTCACCGGGAGCATCGACGACTGTCCCGCCTACGCGTACGGCGCGCTCGCGGTCGCGCTCGAACGCCGCGGCGTCCACACCAACGCATTCATGCCCTACGCCGAGGCGCTGGAACCCTTCGCCGAGTGGTTCGCCCAGTTGTGGGGCGAGTCGCTCGGAAAGGACGGACAGGGCCAGACGCCCGCTCGCGCGCTCGGCGCGACGGACCAACACTCCCAACTCCAACTGTACCGCGCGGGTCGCCACGACACGATGGTCACGCTCGTCCGCCCAACCGCCCGCGACGACAGGGAAATCCCGGCCGTCGACGTGGAGGGACTCGCCTACCTCGGCGACGCGACGCTCGGTGACCTGCTCGATGCGGAGTTCGAGGCGACGGAAGCGAGTCTCGCGGCCGCCGACAAACCCTCCGTCCGCGTCGAACTCGACCGCGTGGACGAACACGGCATCGGTGACCTGCTCGTCTCCTTCGAGGCCGCCTGCATCATGGCCGGCGAGCTGATGGGCGTGGAGACGTTCACCCAGCCGGCCGTCGAGTGGGGGAAAAACGCCGCGCGCGGGCTGCTCGGCGGCGAGGAGACAGCAGAGGCTGCGGCCGTGCGCGACAAGCGCGAGTACCGAATCGAGTAG